One stretch of Pseudomonas azotoformans DNA includes these proteins:
- the rnhB gene encoding ribonuclease HII, translating into MTTQMGLDFSLVAEAHELVAGVDEVGRGPLCGAVVTAAVILDPNRPILGLNDSKKLTEARREKLYDEIIEKALSWHIARAEVEEIDELNILHATMLAMQRAVEGLHITPKMAMIDGNRCPKLAMPSEAVVKGDSKVPAIAAASILAKVSRDREMAAFELIYPGYGISGHKGYPTPVHLEALARLGPTPIHRRSFAPVRQAYELRESLNEV; encoded by the coding sequence ATGACGACGCAAATGGGCCTTGATTTCAGCCTGGTTGCCGAAGCCCACGAACTGGTCGCCGGTGTCGACGAAGTCGGGCGCGGGCCTTTGTGCGGTGCCGTGGTCACGGCGGCGGTGATCCTTGATCCGAACCGCCCGATTCTCGGCCTCAACGACTCGAAGAAGCTCACTGAAGCGCGCCGCGAAAAGCTCTACGACGAGATCATCGAAAAAGCCCTGAGCTGGCATATCGCACGGGCTGAAGTCGAAGAAATCGACGAGCTGAACATTCTCCACGCCACCATGCTCGCGATGCAGCGTGCCGTTGAAGGCCTGCATATAACGCCAAAAATGGCGATGATCGACGGTAACCGTTGCCCCAAGCTGGCCATGCCCTCTGAGGCGGTGGTGAAGGGTGACAGCAAGGTGCCTGCCATCGCAGCCGCCTCGATCCTGGCCAAAGTCAGCCGTGATCGTGAAATGGCCGCCTTCGAATTGATCTATCCCGGCTACGGCATTAGCGGCCATAAAGGCTATCCAACGCCCGTTCATCTGGAAGCCCTGGCTCGGCTGGGGCCGACGCCGATCCACCGCCGCTCGTTCGCCCCGGTTCGCCAGGCCTATGAGCTGCGCGAGAGCCTCAACGAGGTGTAG